TCATGGAGTATTGCAGAAAAGAGTGGAGAGGAAATACACCAGTAGCAAAAAGGATGAGAAAGGTATTGGTTCTCtttttgctgaattttcttgggctttttcttttcatttgtatgTTTCCTCTGGGAACaatctttaaaacaagaaatgcaaTATCAATGTTTTCCAGTGTCTGGTTGTAGAAGTGGCTGACAACTGGGAGATGGTTTCATTCAAAATGTGGTTTTTGGTAAGGCTACTTGTTGGTAGCGTAGGGTTTTGCTTCATACTGTTCTTCATTACTGTTATTAAAGTTTTAAACTGGGTTTATTACCATAAAATGGTAATTTTGTGGGCTGTTGAAATGGCAGAGCAGATAACCAAACTTTTTGGCAGAAGGCAAATAACTTAATTGCATGATTTTTAAGATGGGGAGCTTTAATGAATAGGctcagtttttcttaaatttttcctgaattcttattttttgtatgttttgaaCTAGTATTGTTATATTAATCTTGAGCTTGAATGgtggaaaataaagcataagGTTGATTAggggtggtttttgttgtttttttaacacaatTTGAAAATTTAGTGGTATATGTGACTAAACctaaaaaatactttccatAAATCAAAAGATCCATGTGTCACCTTCAAGAGATTAGcaagagaaatacaaatgtgCAGAGCATTGAATCTTGCTAAGTTAGCTGAAGAAACATACTGAGCTTCAGAAGTTGTTTCAACATTGCTGCTTGTGCTAAAAGTTTGTGTGGGAACAGCACGGAGGGGACAAATGTGCTGAGGCATGTGTCAAGATACTTCAGTGTAAATGCAAATTTTCCCTGAGGCAAAAACAAACTGCATATGACACGTACAGGGTAAATGGAATAAACTATTGCTGAAACTTCTTGTAAGCATGACATATTTCTACATTTATagtcttgtgtgtgtgtgtgtttggattttttttttttgaaacttaaGTGGGTTAGCTACCACTTCTCAATGATATTTCTGCACTGTCATCAAATAAATGCCACAACCAATTATCTCCTTAAATTGCTTCGGTTTCTTGTTTGTTAttcagcaggactagggaagttttttttcaaagcataatTTGTGACATAACAGCATTTGAACTTCCAAAATGGGTAGTGGatcaaatccttttttttaatagcattagCATTTAGATGCTAATATTCCAGTATCTTTTATGATACCAGTACATGaccttaaaatgttttattagtgttttcatgttatttggattttgtgttttctctagGGATATGAAGCAGTTGCTCAGAAGTTTGCATCTATAAGGAGAGTACGAGGTGATAACTATTGTGCTCTCAGAGCAACTCTGTTCCAGGCACTAAGCCAAACTACCCAGTTACCAAGCTGGCTGCAGTGTGAGGATTTTACTATGGTACGTGTCAAACTGATCTGACAGTAGAGGAATGTTGGTTCTAACCTCTTGGATAATTTTATGATCTCATTTCTCTATTATGCTATATATGCTCACTTCTCAATATCCCTTGAATTGCGAATTCAATATCCCTTGAATTGAGAAGTGGTagtgttcaggtttttttgtaggTTTACAGTGATTCTTTCAACTTGGAATTGAGTTCAGGTCCCCTTAGTTTCCCGTTTATAATGTATAAATGTTACTATAGAGCTGACTGTAATGTAATTTGTCTGCCCTCATCTTGCcctcttggtttctttttactGCATGTAATATGGCAGTAAAAGGTTTCCCACAAGACAGCTGGTAATAAAAAATATAGGCAAGTTATTCTaagcacatttgaaaaaaacccagcttttcaaaattatcatatatatttttgtgtgccGTATATGGTTTCTCTAGAAAGTGGATTAAGAAATTGGATGCTGTAGGGTTTTCAGAATGTGTGTATTACCCATGTCTTAAATGTTACTTAAGTGTAAGAGTAACTCCAACCTGACATGAAGAACAGTTCTTATGGAGCATTGATGGATAAGCAAAGCAAGGTGTCTTATTAAGAGTAGAAGAAGAATATTCCAGAAATTGTCTTGTGTCAACAAAGTCTATTTGGTGATACCAGTGAACATGGAAGAAACATGTAGGAAGCTGCCTGTACAAAAGTGGCCCACTTCAGGGGAGCAAGGTTCCAGTTGTCCAGGTTGCTGCTGGAAATGTAAATGATGAATGTCTGATGCAGACTCTGTGTAGGCTAGCAGTCCAAGTAGAATCACACTGCTCGTACTATCTTTCTGTATAACTTTAGAGGCCATCTTAAAATTTCTCATTGTGGTCACTATCATTGTTAAGTAAGCTCCTGCTCATATGTTTTTGTAAttactgataaaaatatttctatgaaatGTTCCTTACTGCAGCAGtaaaaagatttcctttttataaaaagaacattCTCCCAGCTGACAACCATTGCCACATTATCGAACTATAGAAGATAGTTTCCCAGTGCTCCTTTAAAGAAAGtgcaagctttttaaaatggtgtattttgcagtttttaatgaTGTTcacctatttttcttcctactgaTTTATAGAGGAAAATGTGTCCTATGGTAATTGACTTTTTTTGGAAAAGGTGTACAAGTATAAATGATTGAAATGATAAACTGTTAATGCATCAAAGGAGAAGGCATGTAAGAGAAATGTGTGTGGTGACAGCTAGCAGTATAACTTTAACAaagggtggttttggtttttgttttttaatttaaaacgGTGTTTAACATGCACGTTTCTAGTTGTAGAAGTTACTGGCATATAATCTTTGATTATTTAGTTCTATATGTCCAATTAGCATAGGATGCCAGGCTGGGTTGGGGGAAGGTCTGTCTATATCTGACAAATACTTGGTTGCCATTAAAGAGAACATATTACTAATTTGGAGTCCTGATAAAACGAAAACTAGCTGGTAATGGCTGATGGCGTATATGCTGCTCTAGccaaatatttaattcattGAGAAACACAAGTTGCTCTTCCAGTTCTAGCGGTAAAATGGGTTAATAAATGAGGGTAAAAAACTGGGCATACAACTGCCAGGATGTCCTTCAAGAGAAGTGTAAAAGCTCTTAACTGAGGAGGTGTAGCATGTGAGCAGTAAAAGAGGCAGTTCTGAGGCTAAAATATGATCTGATGCAGCAACTAATTCCCAAGTTGCTTACTTCTTTATCAGAAAACCAGTCCCATAGTGTTTTAATTATTCACCCTGAAAAGAAAACGCAGTTTGTGTGTTCTGGACTAAGTAGTTCACACTCCACCAAGACTTCTGGCTTATCTGGTAGATGTCATCACATCTTTAACCTTCTCTTCTGTTGGTTCAGGGACACTTTCAAAGACAGTCACTGTCATCTGGTGCTGGAGggttttttctaataaaaaaaaaaaccaacaaaccaaacccgAAAAGCCATGAGTAACTTAAAGTGAttaatttttccagtgcttATGTATTAGATCTGGAAATAGTAATAGACCAGTATTCTGACTGTTATCCAGCAAGTATTATAAAGAGCCAGTTGTGGTCATCTTAGTACGACATCTGTTCAGAAGAACATACGAGGGATTGTTTTAAggtgcaaaatattttaaatatatattttctcaataaaataatactgtgcAAGTTAgtggcttttcctttcaagaTTTTTGACTTAAGCTGCCTTCTCTCAACTTCCAGCTTCCTGAAAACTTGCTGAGCAAATATGACTGGATCAAGCAGTGGCAGCTAAAACAGAAACTGGGCAGGAAGATGGGAGAAATAAGTgatgaaattaaagaatatttaatacTTCTAAGGAAAAAGGTTGGAAAAGTATTTGTTTATTCTTGGTCActtgcaaataagaaaaatgggaaagattTTTTGAATGTGGTGCATTTAGCATAAGGATGCTTTCACTAGtgaaaaaagtaacttttctaTATGtatactgcaaaaaaaccccaagaaaagaATGTCTGTTCAGATCTGCGGGAGTTTTCTAGTCTTCCACTGCTTGCATTAGCCTGATGCTGGAATTAATTTGTAAGCTCTGCAGAAAACTGTTAGTTAGACAGGTTTcaacaaagaaattaatgtaaCAGAATTAACATTTTGCCTCTgttatttcttgtatttatttgaagGAATGATGTATACTATGGATAAATGGTGTTGCTACCTTGAACAggtcatggaaagaaaaaaaaatacagtataatgCTGAAGTAATTTCAAAGGAGTAGTTTTTGTTCTATGTTTATACGTTTTTATTCTAGGTTAATGTAACAGGAAAATGGTTGTGCCCTTCCAGTGTTCGTAGTATATTATCTAGCCCCATCTTCCCTCCCTTGAAACTCTGGAATCCCTATTTAAAAACTCTTCAGTTGTTCCTGCCTTACTGTGTATGcatattctctttttttgaaggcttttaagaatattttaaaggctACATTCAAGCAGTTTCTGAGGGTGGGAATGAAATACGCATTCTGAGTAACTGAAATGTAAGAATATGAAGGATGTAGGATTTATGATACAGGAAACAAACAGGTTATTATCTTACTGCTTATTGTCCCATGACAATATTTGTTTTGCTGCCTTGCAACAATTCCCAACACCCCcatcttttgctttgcttaaggACTAATTTAAGCAAAATCGGACTAATTCAACTTGACCTTGGTAGGACTGCAGCTGTGGAAATATTCTtgagtgtttttaaaaagtcacaaagCCCTTCATAAATTAAATTCTGAGTGCCTATGCTGTGCATCTGACAATTCACAAGTGGCTTTTTGCAGATCTTGCACGGTGATGGCTACTGATATATGTTGTGTGcggtgttttggtttttttttatagtggAAGAATATAAGTGAAATCAAGGGTCCTACTGAGAAACAAGAAGCCTGTgataaattgtttaaaaatgaagaggaggagTATAGTCTCTATGAAGCACTGAAATTTTTGATGCTTAACACTGCCATTGAATTATACAATGATGATAAAAATGGAAGGAGAGTTCCTGTCTTCTCATGGTTACTGTTTGCACGGGATACATCTAGCAACCCTTGTCAGTTAATGCATAATCACTTGAATCATATTGGTCACAGTGGAGGCCTTGAACAAGTAAGGAGAGATTGTTTTTACAgtgttattttcctgttttggagGTTTTCATTTCAGGTGGTTTAAGAAATCATCCAGCTTTTGTCTGgtctttaattagaaaaaatatagtAGAACTGTGTGCCTGTAGAGTCTGTAAAGGCCTTCCTTTTAAACATTGACTTTTGTGTGGCAGCTGATACTTAGGTAGCATCATTCTCTGGAAGTATCGTATTCTATTAATAGAAACATTTGTATTAGTCTCTTAATTGTTAGCTTTTAtcatgatattttttaaaaagctaatacTCAAATTATGAAGAGAAGATCATGTGTAGTACATATACTGGTTGAATTCTGATAAACTGATGACAGTTACTGCCTTATATGTTGCAGAAATTATATGCATatcaaaaaaagccccaaagcaAAACGTAGTGGTTAATGAGCTGAATAGTCTGAAAGATTTTGGaacatccatttaaaaaaatcccattgaaTATGTTACAAGTGTGGTACTGCAGTTAAATTCACTACTTGATACTAGAAATAGGGAAgtattaatgttttgtttgtgttttagtttaaaaatctgACAACTATTATAGATGAGACAGGTTGCTGGCAGTGTTAAATTAGCTGATTACTTGGTGACTTTTTTGCTGCCTAGTTTAGTAAGTAATGTTGCATATATTTGTGCTGACTagattgatttattttagtGATATTCTTTGGAAATTGTTATTTAGAACAGGATATGCTTGTCACTATAGTAGACAAGATAGGAGCTGGAAAGTCATCTTTCTCTGAATTCCTTCTGATGTCAACAGGCTTTGTAAGCgctttccatctgctttttatttggcTACAGAGTTCAGAGTACCCTCTAAGAGAGAAAGGATCAGCTCCTGAAACCCATTCTTGTCTGGTTTAGTGACTTAACGGGATGAATACTGATATGAGAGAATGTCTTTCCTACCTGTTTGCGGCAGTAGGGAAGTGGGATTCTCTGtataaagcagcttttctttagGACTAATATCCTACTATGCCATTGTTTGGTCTGAAGAGCTCCATGTTAAAGGCATGGTATCTTAGAGGTATTTGTGCGGCAAGTTAAGAATGGCTTGAATGATTGAGATGCTGAACTAGAGATTCTCATGTATACGCATTCTCATTTACtcttcttcatgtttttttctttgaaaaattacatGCGATAGGTATTAGTTTAGTATTTTTATGAGAAATATCTTGTAAAAGGTATGTTTAATTTTACACatcatatttctgcttttttccaatGTAGGTGGAAATGTTTCTCCTTGCTTATGCTCTGCAGTATACCATCCAAGTGTATCGACTGTATAAATATAGTACTGATGAATTCATCACACTTTATCCCAATGACCCAGAGGAGGACTGGCCTGTGGTGACTCTCATAACTGAAGATGACAGACATTATAATATTCCAGTCAGAATGTGCCAAGAGACTATGCTGTAAACGAGTGATTTTTGGCAGACAAACCTGTGCTGCTTATTGAGGTTTCCAGTGCTATTTTGAAACAGGATGGTGATGAAATCTGCATTATTAAATCTACAACTTTAAATCCATGTTTCAGAAGTTTACATCTGAACTAAAATATCAAATAAGTACTAGCTTAAAGAGTAAGAATTTTGCAAGTATGGCTTTTGTTGCccataaaaaaaaggaaacttctgcaatcctttttttttttttgaagggctTGCTCTGAATAGGAATGCAAAAACTATagatttacttattttaagaaGATAGGTGAGGCTCTGTGGTAAGACATGAGCTGACCTTCTGCTCCCCAAAATAATGAGTTAATGATGAATTGAAATTTCTGGAAAAGTAAGCTGGCAGTGTCCTGACTGATATTTGTAATGGTGCTTAGAAGCAATTTGTACAAATCTTCGGTCTCAGGAAGCAATGTAATTCTTTTGCAGTTGGAATTTAATGCCTGCCGTGGTTTACACTATAAGAGAGATGTTATTTAAAGTTCTCTaatgctttggggttttttccaacATGAATGTCTCTTTTTAGAAGCCAGTTGTCtgttacactgaaaattaagaGCTCTTCCCCTTTCAACACCTTGAGAGGATTATGGCAAAGAGACTTGATAATAAGGGAGTATAAAAGTTGCTTGTTAGCCGGTCACAAATTCAAAACCTACACAGAATTCCCTCTTTGGTTATGGTAGCTGATAGGAGATAACCATGTGCCCACTAACTTCCATGTCTATTCATATTACTGTTCCATGGGCAGCTGCTGTGGAGAACATCAGGATTTTAACTTGTCCAGGGAGTGCAGTAGATGGAAGTAAACTTCTGGTGCAACTTCTCCACTCTTGGGAGGAGTATGTGGGAggttctgtttctgttttagaaTTATTCATTATGCTATAAATTGATGGAATACAGAATATATCAGATGCTGGGAGTGCCAACATgcctaaaaataattaaataataaaaccttCACCTTTAGCTTAAAGTGGAGGTATGCCAAGAGATGATTCTCGGAACAAGAGTGTGAAAGttgatttaaatgaaatgctGGTCATACACAGATCACTTGGCTTCTCTTAGAAGGCCTTTTTATAGAAAAGGGATAAGATTATAACAAACTACTTTTCATGCACATGTTCTGGAGGAAATGACATGCAAAACTTCTGGCATGCAAAACTTCAAATTCTCCTGTCTTGTTCTACTTAATttgttaacttttattttattgtgaaagGTAATTACACAATGAGAGTGTGTATTCACTGTGttctaaaatgtgttttagaCACATCTTAATGAGGTCTGTCGCGTACTCAGTGTTATATTTACAATGTtgtctttgccttttaaaacaaCTAGTTTGATCTGTTACTGAAAATTTCTGGGAGCTACAAGGGAATACAAATAAACCAATTCATCTggcagtattttgtttcttgttttatgCTCCGTTTTCTCTCTAGCTTTATATTtttgagtttttaattttgaaatcctTGTTCAAGTTAGTTATTTCTTGAAAGCTGCAAAGCATAGTAATGTATGTAAAACAAGTAATTATCAGCTTGCTGCTTGCACATGGACAGCAAAAAAATTTCCCTGAATTACTGTTACCCAAGTAACGTTGCAGgggaaagaagaataaattgGCTTTTGCAAGTCACTGAACTCTGATAGAAAAGTTGTAGTTAtgatttaaataactgaaattatttaaatcttgATGTCTTCTAATTGTCATTCTTGACATTAATCAACTTTACACCTCTTTGAAAAAGACCTCTTTGTCATACATTTAGAGCAGTGGCTCTTGAATGTATGATACAAGCCTCTAAAGCAGAGGCTATTTAAGGACCAGGTTTGCAGCTATTAGGCATGTAAACAATTCACGTAACTGGCTTGTCTATTGAAGTGAGAAGTGCAGGACTGAGCACAAGGTATGTGTGCACCTTAAGCTATGTATTGATCCTACAGAAGTCAAGTAATGAACAGTAGAAAAACTGATgttgctttgtattttccatCTGTATTTTGGAGATAAGCAATGAGTCTGTACTGTGGTGTGCAGGATATTGATTTaacttaaatataaaattgGCAGCTGACAAATTTTCATCTAGACTTATACAATGgataaatact
Above is a genomic segment from Ciconia boyciana chromosome 2, ASM3463844v1, whole genome shotgun sequence containing:
- the OTULIN gene encoding ubiquitin thioesterase otulin isoform X1; this encodes MSGERRAGRDAAGGGALRAPHGPGQRAAGAGAASCARRGAAAAAGGADRGRARGPAGQRMPQSQDNFQGWMTEPTSLSAGSEQTQKKETVATQLTKHEKEVGVPSNELGSANAATDQKERSVSEIRKDYVYGSTGRPEKTDTIKSLVTDWDASRNCERYLPMSSNCSAVESSEDSEEDMYRDAEEIEREKVLLGETSPSEYKLSVSPEMDIMEYCRKEWRGNTPVAKRMRKGYEAVAQKFASIRRVRGDNYCALRATLFQALSQTTQLPSWLQCEDFTMLPENLLSKYDWIKQWQLKQKLGRKMGEISDEIKEYLILLRKKWKNISEIKGPTEKQEACDKLFKNEEEEYSLYEALKFLMLNTAIELYNDDKNGRRVPVFSWLLFARDTSSNPCQLMHNHLNHIGHSGGLEQVEMFLLAYALQYTIQVYRLYKYSTDEFITLYPNDPEEDWPVVTLITEDDRHYNIPVRMCQETML
- the OTULIN gene encoding ubiquitin thioesterase otulin isoform X2; protein product: MTEPTSLSAGSEQTQKKETVATQLTKHEKEVGVPSNELGSANAATDQKERSVSEIRKDYVYGSTGRPEKTDTIKSLVTDWDASRNCERYLPMSSNCSAVESSEDSEEDMYRDAEEIEREKVLLGETSPSEYKLSVSPEMDIMEYCRKEWRGNTPVAKRMRKGYEAVAQKFASIRRVRGDNYCALRATLFQALSQTTQLPSWLQCEDFTMLPENLLSKYDWIKQWQLKQKLGRKMGEISDEIKEYLILLRKKWKNISEIKGPTEKQEACDKLFKNEEEEYSLYEALKFLMLNTAIELYNDDKNGRRVPVFSWLLFARDTSSNPCQLMHNHLNHIGHSGGLEQVEMFLLAYALQYTIQVYRLYKYSTDEFITLYPNDPEEDWPVVTLITEDDRHYNIPVRMCQETML